Proteins from one Bacteroidales bacterium genomic window:
- the aprB gene encoding adenylyl-sulfate reductase subunit beta — protein sequence MPSFVINEKCDGCKAQDRTACQYICPNDLMVLDRETNKAFNRAVDMCWECYSCVKICPTQAIEIRGYADFMPLGGVVQPLRSSDSIMWAVRFRNKVVKRFKFPIRTKPEGSIDPDAGFTTGTEDLKSPVLRTEPDSL from the coding sequence ATGCCGAGTTTTGTAATCAATGAAAAGTGCGATGGCTGCAAGGCGCAGGATCGTACTGCCTGCCAGTACATCTGTCCCAACGATCTGATGGTTCTGGATAGAGAGACTAACAAGGCCTTCAACAGGGCTGTGGATATGTGCTGGGAATGCTACAGCTGCGTGAAGATCTGTCCGACCCAGGCCATTGAAATCAGGGGTTACGCCGATTTCATGCCCCTGGGAGGGGTGGTGCAGCCCTTAAGAAGCTCCGACTCCATCATGTGGGCGGTCCGCTTCAGGAACAAGGTAGTTAAACGTTTCAAATTCCCGATCCGGACAAAGCCTGAGGGATCCATTGATCCCGATGCCGGATTTACCACCGGAACAGAGGATCTGAAATCGCCGGTGCTGAGAACAGAACCCGATTCCCTCTAA